A genome region from Streptomyces antimycoticus includes the following:
- a CDS encoding glycosyltransferase: MIVAIIYMVLIVVSILLTVQSAHVLYLMLYTWDRADAERKARAPDEFLPPQISFSVLLPARHEEDVIQNTIERVVRANYPAELLEVFVICSQDDDGTIKKAEEKIDELKREGLRNVRVVVFDDKPVNKPHGLNTALPHTANKVVTIFDAEDDIHPEIFSLVNTVMVQEKVRVVQAGVQLMNYESNWYSTLNVLEYFFWFKSRLHYHAHHGSIPLGGNTVFFARELLLRLGGWDDRNLTEDADMGLRISAMGERVRVVYDDRYVTKEETPPTLGHFIRQRTRWSQGFIQTLKKGTWKKMPTRKQRWLAFYVLVFPRGQALLGLYLPISLGMILILKVPVLIALCSYLPVLLLAAHFLVQAVGLYEFTGAHGLEASPKALMRMAIAWFPFQMVLAYAALRAMRREMLGRHDWEKTQHVGAHRATTEEAESRVG; the protein is encoded by the coding sequence ATGATTGTCGCCATCATCTACATGGTGCTGATCGTGGTCTCGATTCTGCTCACCGTGCAGTCGGCCCACGTCCTCTACCTCATGCTCTACACCTGGGACCGGGCGGATGCCGAACGGAAGGCCAGGGCGCCGGATGAATTCCTGCCGCCCCAGATCTCCTTCAGTGTCCTGCTGCCCGCCCGGCATGAGGAAGACGTCATCCAGAACACCATCGAGCGCGTGGTGCGGGCCAACTATCCGGCCGAACTGCTGGAGGTCTTCGTGATCTGCTCACAGGACGACGACGGCACGATCAAAAAGGCCGAGGAGAAGATCGACGAGCTGAAGCGGGAAGGGCTGCGCAACGTGCGGGTCGTGGTGTTCGACGACAAGCCGGTCAACAAGCCGCACGGCCTCAACACGGCCCTTCCGCACACCGCCAACAAGGTGGTGACGATCTTCGACGCGGAGGACGACATCCATCCGGAGATCTTCAGCCTGGTGAACACCGTAATGGTGCAGGAGAAGGTCAGAGTGGTCCAGGCCGGTGTGCAGCTGATGAACTACGAGTCCAACTGGTACTCGACGCTCAACGTCCTGGAGTACTTCTTCTGGTTCAAGAGCCGGCTGCACTACCACGCCCACCACGGCTCGATCCCGCTCGGCGGGAACACCGTCTTCTTCGCCCGTGAACTGCTGCTGCGGCTCGGCGGCTGGGACGACCGCAACCTCACCGAGGACGCCGACATGGGCCTGCGGATATCCGCCATGGGCGAGCGGGTGCGCGTCGTCTATGACGACCGGTATGTGACCAAGGAGGAGACCCCGCCGACCCTCGGCCACTTCATCCGGCAGCGCACCCGCTGGAGCCAGGGCTTTATACAGACCCTGAAGAAGGGCACGTGGAAGAAGATGCCGACGCGCAAACAGCGCTGGCTCGCCTTCTACGTCCTGGTGTTCCCGCGCGGACAGGCGCTGCTCGGCCTCTATCTGCCGATCTCGCTCGGCATGATCCTCATCCTCAAGGTGCCGGTGCTGATCGCGCTCTGCTCGTATCTGCCCGTATTGCTGCTGGCCGCGCACTTTCTGGTCCAGGCGGTCGGTCTGTACGAGTTCACCGGCGCCCATGGCCTCGAAGCCTCGCCCAAAGCCCTCATGCGCATGGCCATCGCCTGGTTCCCCTTTCAGATGGTCCTCGCGTACGCCGCGCTGCGGGCCATGCGGCGCGAGATGCTCGGCCGCCACGACTGGGAGAAGACACAGCACGTAGGCGCCCACCGGGCCACCACCGAGGAGGCGGAGTCGCGTGTCGGATAA
- a CDS encoding glycosyltransferase family 39 protein: MSDNTTPSRSAPVDSEGRKTAADKETAPNRSTTPPDKSTAPDEKTAPDKNTVPGKKTVAAKSATPGKKTVAAKSTAPDKKTAPNKSTAPDKKTVAAKSTAPDKKTAPNKSTAPDKKTVAAKSTTPGKKTVAAKNAKVPARRPRRGPRFSVARGWFPPLGTKGKIALVVSLLTGVLTHGYHLFRYPLYLTDEGIYMQRAWSVLRETSLSPYTYDYDHAPLGWITLAGWAFPLPKQFETFGTAINTGRFLMLLVHIASVYLLFEIARRLSGSVLAATVTAFLFNVSPIAVYFQRQVLLDNLMIFWLLLSLFMLLRREVTIRAVFGGGVALGMALITKENAIFFVPTFMYLLYRRIKGSPSHRFTRTLWPFAALSPIGAYVTYALLKNELLPSGFDFDLNNPPADHVSLLYTLWWQLNRNQGTLFSHTGLLQTSWLVRDKVLLIAGVCAMVICLWIGVRNRRRNLGFLVAGTLAFGYAFYLVRGSVVLDFYVTPLIPMFALNVGMVTDRLLKGSFASRFMRGAHSMTRVAVPSFVAILLLASPASGYLVHTNTEGRTQIADQYQSKINLTGMQHAQIAWVRKHVPPNSRIVMDDDLWSQLHDIRPFYPYAHSHWNASSDPDVRDKLFKKKWQYVDYIIMSNKMRRSMMLNNGDGRENWILKALQNSTRVWSMTRGNIKLEIYRVQ; encoded by the coding sequence GTGTCGGATAACACCACGCCCTCGCGGTCGGCGCCCGTCGACTCGGAAGGCCGGAAGACCGCGGCGGACAAGGAGACCGCGCCCAACAGGAGCACCACGCCGCCGGACAAGAGCACCGCACCGGACGAGAAGACCGCACCAGACAAGAACACCGTACCGGGCAAGAAGACCGTGGCGGCCAAGAGCGCCACGCCAGGCAAGAAGACCGTGGCGGCCAAGAGCACCGCACCAGACAAGAAGACCGCACCGAACAAGAGCACCGCACCAGACAAGAAGACCGTGGCGGCCAAGAGCACCGCACCAGACAAGAAGACCGCACCGAACAAGAGCACCGCACCAGACAAGAAGACCGTGGCGGCCAAGAGCACCACGCCAGGCAAGAAGACCGTGGCGGCCAAGAACGCCAAGGTCCCCGCGCGGCGTCCGCGTCGCGGCCCGCGGTTCTCCGTGGCGCGCGGCTGGTTCCCCCCGCTGGGGACCAAGGGCAAGATCGCCCTGGTCGTCTCCCTGCTGACCGGCGTGCTCACCCACGGCTACCACCTGTTCCGCTACCCCCTCTACCTCACCGACGAGGGCATCTATATGCAGCGGGCGTGGTCGGTGCTGCGGGAGACCAGCCTGTCCCCGTACACCTACGACTACGACCACGCCCCGCTGGGCTGGATCACCCTGGCCGGCTGGGCCTTTCCGCTGCCGAAGCAGTTCGAGACCTTCGGGACCGCAATCAACACCGGACGATTTCTGATGCTGCTGGTGCATATCGCCAGCGTCTATCTGTTGTTCGAGATCGCCCGGCGGCTGTCCGGCAGTGTGCTGGCCGCCACCGTCACCGCGTTCCTCTTCAACGTCTCGCCGATCGCGGTCTACTTCCAGCGGCAGGTCCTGCTGGACAACCTGATGATCTTCTGGCTGCTGCTGAGCCTGTTCATGCTGCTCCGCCGGGAAGTCACGATCAGAGCGGTGTTCGGCGGCGGGGTGGCGCTGGGGATGGCCCTGATCACCAAGGAGAACGCGATCTTCTTCGTGCCGACCTTCATGTATCTGCTCTACCGAAGAATCAAGGGATCGCCCAGCCATCGGTTCACCAGGACCCTTTGGCCATTCGCCGCGCTCAGCCCGATCGGCGCATATGTGACCTACGCACTGCTCAAGAACGAGCTGCTGCCGAGCGGATTCGACTTCGATCTGAACAATCCGCCCGCTGACCACGTCTCGCTGCTCTACACCCTGTGGTGGCAGCTCAACCGTAACCAGGGCACCCTCTTCAGCCACACCGGACTGCTTCAGACCAGCTGGCTGGTGCGGGACAAGGTCCTCCTGATCGCCGGGGTGTGCGCGATGGTGATCTGCCTGTGGATCGGCGTGCGGAACCGCAGGCGCAACCTGGGCTTTCTGGTCGCCGGAACGCTGGCCTTCGGATACGCCTTCTATCTGGTGCGCGGCAGCGTGGTGCTGGACTTCTACGTCACGCCGCTGATCCCGATGTTCGCGCTCAATGTCGGCATGGTCACGGACCGGTTGCTCAAGGGCTCGTTCGCCAGTCGGTTCATGCGTGGTGCCCATTCCATGACCCGGGTCGCCGTGCCGTCGTTCGTCGCCATTCTGCTCCTGGCGTCACCGGCCTCCGGATATCTCGTCCACACCAATACCGAGGGCCGTACGCAGATTGCCGACCAGTACCAGTCCAAGATCAACCTCACCGGAATGCAGCATGCTCAGATCGCCTGGGTACGCAAGCACGTTCCGCCGAATTCGCGCATCGTCATGGACGACGACCTGTGGAGTCAGCTGCACGATATCCGCCCGTTCTACCCGTACGCGCACTCCCACTGGAACGCCTCGTCCGACCCGGATGTCCGCGACAAACTGTTCAAGAAGAAATGGCAGTACGTGGACTACATCATCATGTCGAACAAGATGCGCAGATCCATGATGCTCAACAATGGCGACGGCCGAGAGAACTGGATTCTCAAGGCGCTGCAAAATTCCACCCGCGTCTGGTCGATGACCCGGGGCAATATCAAGCTGGAAATCTACCGTGTGCAGTAG
- a CDS encoding PAS domain S-box protein → MGDNRIDVVVADDDPAVREALADLIDSHPDLELVGLAINHEQAVRAAVDHRPRVVIMDVHMPRGDAPSSVRAIRDQVPGARVVALSAHGERETVLNMLAVGASGYLVKGTPAEEILEAIIRAARDQFSMSVELLADCAEPLRRAERASWRFEDLVGNRLEDSFLELLGHAPCGVLIVGPRGRIEYANAHTRHMFGYSSAELRDKRLRDLVPERYRTASEQLIGRVFTAPSVMSGRRRDGTEFPAQFSGGHLQGRQPRGVVFIADLSQLRAAESRFRQLIESSPDAMLIVDTSGRIQAANNRTEALFGYDRDHLIGRAVEALLPDQPLTVSLREWDDSLEEPVGHSMELVGRRSDAKQFPADVSISPLRTEEGLLTVLTIRDITEVQRAQFVLERSLELLEVTDRDRQALLSHLVHAQEAERGRIAADIHDDTIQVITAASLRLQQLRRRLRDPDEQRVMDKLDETLKLSLSRLRQLIFDLRPSSLEHGCLAGALRGLLEQIRTETGITYRLEDRLTAHPPAQTMALIYRTAQEALVNVRKHAHAKTVHVQLLGLDDGCLVRIVDDGDGYNPLEVESRPGHLGLSLIQERAQIAGGWCRIESEPGSGTTVEFWVPLGAPPDASPDPADSPEGDPQP, encoded by the coding sequence ATGGGCGACAACCGGATCGATGTTGTGGTGGCCGATGACGACCCGGCCGTCCGGGAGGCGCTCGCCGACCTCATCGACTCCCACCCCGACCTGGAACTCGTGGGCCTGGCCATCAACCATGAGCAGGCCGTGCGCGCGGCGGTGGACCACCGCCCCCGGGTCGTGATCATGGACGTGCACATGCCCCGGGGCGACGCCCCCAGCAGCGTCCGGGCCATCCGCGACCAGGTCCCTGGCGCCCGGGTGGTGGCGCTGTCCGCCCACGGCGAACGCGAGACCGTGCTGAACATGCTCGCCGTCGGGGCCAGCGGCTATCTGGTCAAGGGCACCCCCGCCGAGGAGATCCTCGAGGCGATCATCCGGGCCGCCCGCGATCAGTTCAGCATGTCCGTGGAGCTCCTCGCGGACTGCGCCGAGCCGCTGCGCCGCGCCGAGCGCGCCTCCTGGCGGTTCGAGGACCTGGTCGGCAACCGCCTGGAGGACTCGTTCCTGGAGCTGCTCGGCCACGCGCCGTGCGGCGTCCTGATCGTCGGCCCCCGCGGCCGGATCGAGTACGCCAACGCCCACACCCGGCACATGTTCGGCTACAGCTCGGCGGAGCTGCGCGACAAGCGGCTGCGGGACCTCGTCCCCGAGCGCTACCGCACCGCCTCCGAACAGTTGATCGGCAGGGTCTTCACCGCGCCGTCGGTGATGAGCGGCCGCCGTCGCGACGGCACCGAGTTCCCCGCCCAGTTCAGCGGCGGCCATCTGCAGGGCCGACAGCCCCGCGGGGTGGTCTTCATCGCCGACCTGAGCCAGCTGCGGGCGGCCGAGAGCCGGTTCCGCCAGCTCATCGAGTCCTCCCCGGACGCGATGCTGATCGTGGACACCAGCGGCCGGATCCAGGCGGCCAACAACCGCACCGAGGCGCTCTTCGGCTACGACCGCGACCATCTGATCGGCCGGGCCGTGGAGGCGCTCCTGCCCGACCAGCCGCTCACCGTCTCGCTGCGCGAATGGGACGACAGCCTGGAGGAGCCGGTGGGTCACAGCATGGAGCTGGTGGGCCGGCGCAGCGACGCCAAGCAGTTCCCAGCCGACGTCAGCATCAGCCCGCTGCGTACGGAGGAGGGCCTGCTCACCGTCCTGACCATCCGGGACATCACCGAGGTGCAGCGCGCCCAGTTCGTCCTGGAGCGCAGCCTGGAGCTGCTGGAGGTCACCGACCGCGACCGCCAGGCGCTGCTCAGCCATCTGGTCCACGCCCAGGAGGCCGAGCGGGGGCGGATCGCCGCCGACATCCACGACGACACCATCCAGGTGATCACCGCGGCCAGCCTCCGCCTCCAGCAGCTGCGCCGGCGGTTGCGGGACCCGGACGAGCAGCGGGTGATGGACAAGCTGGACGAGACCCTGAAGCTCTCGCTCAGCCGGCTGCGGCAGCTCATCTTCGACCTGCGGCCGTCCAGCCTGGAACACGGCTGCCTGGCCGGGGCGCTGCGCGGCCTGCTGGAGCAGATACGTACCGAGACCGGTATCACCTACCGGCTGGAGGACCGGCTCACGGCTCATCCCCCGGCCCAGACGATGGCGCTGATCTACCGGACCGCCCAGGAGGCGCTGGTGAACGTGCGCAAGCACGCCCACGCCAAGACGGTCCACGTACAGCTCCTCGGGCTCGACGACGGCTGCCTGGTGCGGATCGTCGACGACGGCGACGGCTACAACCCGCTCGAGGTGGAGTCCCGCCCCGGCCACCTCGGGCTCTCCCTGATCCAGGAGCGGGCCCAGATCGCGGGCGGCTGGTGCCGGATCGAGAGCGAACCCGGCTCCGGCACCACCGTGGAGTTCTGGGTGCCGCTCGGCGCTCCCCCGGACGCGTCGCCCGACCCCGCCGACTCCCCCGAAGGGGACCCACAGCCGTGA
- a CDS encoding response regulator, whose protein sequence is MTAPPELTKVLIVEDHRVVAEGLWALLAEYSDLTVVGWADSVAETVPMAKELKPDVALVDFRLPDGTGADAAAGIRAHDPSVAIVILSADASDSALLAAVEAGACGYLLKSASGDEIAAAIRSAAEGETLIPASTLVEVLARHREDARSTAEQTERLDSMTPREQEILTLMSQGLDNRAVAERLSISYATVRTHVRRILEKLDARSQLEAVARAAEFGFKPAQPEGPEE, encoded by the coding sequence GTGACCGCACCTCCCGAACTGACGAAGGTGCTGATCGTCGAGGACCACCGGGTGGTGGCCGAGGGGCTGTGGGCCCTGCTGGCCGAGTACTCGGATCTGACGGTGGTCGGCTGGGCGGACTCGGTCGCCGAGACCGTGCCCATGGCCAAGGAGCTCAAGCCCGATGTGGCCCTGGTCGACTTCCGGCTGCCGGATGGCACCGGGGCCGACGCGGCGGCCGGCATACGGGCCCATGACCCCTCCGTCGCCATCGTGATCCTCAGCGCCGACGCCAGCGACTCGGCGCTGCTGGCCGCGGTGGAGGCGGGCGCCTGCGGCTATCTGCTGAAGTCGGCGAGCGGCGACGAGATCGCGGCCGCCATCCGCTCGGCCGCCGAGGGCGAGACCCTCATCCCGGCCAGCACCCTGGTGGAGGTGCTGGCACGGCACCGCGAGGACGCGCGGTCCACCGCCGAGCAGACCGAGCGCCTGGACAGCATGACCCCGCGTGAGCAGGAGATCCTCACACTGATGAGCCAGGGCCTGGACAACCGGGCCGTCGCGGAGCGGCTGAGCATCAGCTACGCCACCGTGCGCACGCATGTGCGCAGGATCCTGGAGAAGCTGGACGCGCGCTCACAGCTGGAGGCGGTCGCGAGGGCCGCCGAATTCGGCTTCAAGCCCGCGCAGCCGGAGGGGCCGGAGGAGTGA
- a CDS encoding phosphatase PAP2 family protein, whose translation MAAACYATVLAAVLTGSQLVRLDWQVALFKPYKQWPQLRPVLDAFVITGQRGPTALAALAWACRRGGRTRSPRPPLVLGLALLLLNVSVGAVKILTGRVGPPYAQTPGSAELFHGGMAFPSGHAANAVVVWGTVAYLAGRHRRTGALIACVMALGIGLTTVYLGTHWVSDVLGGWVAGVLVLLVLPLFEPLIATVSASVSARAAMYSMGR comes from the coding sequence GTGGCTGCCGCCTGTTACGCGACGGTCCTCGCGGCCGTTCTCACCGGCTCGCAGCTCGTCCGGCTCGACTGGCAGGTGGCCCTGTTCAAGCCGTACAAACAGTGGCCGCAGCTCCGGCCGGTGCTGGACGCCTTCGTCATCACGGGCCAGCGCGGGCCCACCGCCCTGGCCGCCCTGGCCTGGGCCTGCCGGCGCGGTGGGCGCACCCGAAGCCCGCGCCCGCCGCTGGTCCTGGGCCTGGCGCTGCTGCTGCTCAATGTGAGCGTCGGCGCCGTCAAGATCCTCACCGGGCGGGTGGGCCCGCCCTACGCCCAGACCCCCGGATCCGCCGAGCTCTTCCACGGCGGAATGGCCTTCCCCTCCGGTCACGCCGCCAACGCCGTCGTGGTCTGGGGCACCGTCGCCTATCTCGCCGGTCGCCACCGGCGGACGGGCGCGCTGATCGCCTGCGTAATGGCGCTCGGCATCGGTCTGACCACCGTCTATCTGGGCACCCACTGGGTGAGTGACGTCCTGGGCGGGTGGGTAGCGGGCGTCCTCGTCCTGCTGGTCCTCCCCCTCTTCGAACCACTGATCGCGACCGTTTCCGCGTCCGTCTCCGCTCGTGCGGCGATGTACTCCATGGGCAGGTGA
- a CDS encoding response regulator yields MALRVLIADDHAVVRQGLRMILGLDNEIKVVGETTNGREAVRLARELCPDVVLMDLMMPVMDGVSATAEIRQDLPEVEVVALTSSLDDAMVMGAVRAGAIGFLLKNAEADDLRNAVKAAAAGQIHVSPAAISRLMGQVREPSGPEQLTERETEVLTMLARGKANKEIAHDLRIGQQTVKTYVSHILTKLGVHSRTQAAVYAVQSGLVPAGELTPPEALESTTREQWWSA; encoded by the coding sequence GTGGCGCTTCGCGTGCTGATCGCAGACGACCATGCGGTGGTCCGGCAGGGCCTACGCATGATCCTTGGGCTCGACAACGAAATCAAGGTGGTGGGCGAGACGACCAACGGCCGGGAAGCCGTGCGGCTGGCCCGGGAGCTGTGCCCCGACGTCGTCCTGATGGATCTGATGATGCCGGTGATGGACGGCGTATCGGCCACGGCCGAGATCCGCCAGGACCTCCCCGAGGTCGAGGTGGTGGCGCTGACCAGCTCCCTCGACGACGCCATGGTCATGGGCGCGGTCCGGGCGGGGGCCATCGGCTTCCTGCTGAAGAACGCCGAGGCCGACGACCTCCGCAACGCCGTGAAGGCCGCGGCCGCCGGTCAGATCCATGTCTCCCCGGCCGCGATCTCCCGGCTGATGGGCCAGGTCAGGGAGCCGAGCGGCCCGGAGCAGCTCACCGAGCGGGAGACCGAGGTCCTCACCATGCTCGCCCGCGGCAAGGCCAACAAGGAGATCGCCCACGATCTGCGGATCGGCCAGCAGACGGTGAAGACCTATGTCAGCCACATCCTGACCAAGCTGGGGGTGCACAGCCGGACCCAGGCGGCGGTCTACGCGGTGCAGTCCGGCCTGGTACCGGCGGGTGAACTCACCCCTCCGGAAGCACTGGAGTCGACGACGAGGGAGCAGTGGTGGTCGGCGTGA
- a CDS encoding GAF domain-containing sensor histidine kinase: MINTRWTQTRRRRSATALAEVTQHILAGETADATLRLIARRVRELLGADMARVMVLEPGDVLTIRATDGAPWTAPSGPLTPGGSSPARQAIRAGRPTVSRHERRRRRLGRDPRHAVPASVLDAPLLVRGHPVGVIEVANRGGGRRLSHADVSTVRRFAAPAAHAVAQIRHREHLRRLASAAAGPGSAGSAGASGSSGASGLPEPSGFASASGSSGSSGPSGFAGASRVAGASGPSGSAWGSSGSSAFTRSSGPCVRRTLDSLAAGAVARTGAASCTVYLLEPGPSANLRLVGGGHGHTPPSRKPALEAIAGAAPVIHGGGRTGTDSDGPARGAVAAWPLLRESTAIGAMCCHFPPGRDPGEADITLLEVIAGHASCAVENDRQQGATQERSVREERQRISRELHDSVSQALYGIALGARTAREMLDRDIDSAEPVGRAETRSPGEGAVWVDPAGGHEAVGEVVDLAELAELAEPIEYIRRLADAAIAETRTLLCRLRPESLETEGLVAALAQHVEALRARYGITTEAKLDDEPETTPEAKHALYRIAQESLHNIAKHSQARNVRLHLLNEPGAVTLTVADDGVGFDCKGSFPGHLGLLSMRERAREVGGTLNVDSRPGQGSRIRARVPATKDS, translated from the coding sequence GTGATCAATACACGATGGACCCAGACCCGGCGGCGGCGGAGCGCCACCGCGCTCGCCGAGGTCACCCAACACATCCTGGCGGGCGAGACCGCCGACGCCACGCTCCGGCTGATCGCCCGCCGGGTGCGTGAGCTCCTGGGCGCCGATATGGCCCGGGTGATGGTGCTGGAGCCGGGCGACGTCCTGACGATACGAGCCACCGACGGTGCCCCATGGACCGCGCCGAGCGGACCGCTGACGCCCGGCGGCTCCTCCCCCGCCCGCCAGGCGATCCGCGCCGGACGGCCCACGGTCTCCCGCCACGAACGGCGGCGGCGCCGGCTCGGCCGGGACCCCCGGCACGCGGTCCCGGCCTCGGTGCTGGACGCGCCGCTGCTGGTGCGCGGCCACCCCGTGGGGGTGATCGAGGTGGCGAACCGCGGCGGCGGGCGGCGGCTCAGCCATGCGGACGTGAGCACCGTGAGACGCTTCGCGGCCCCCGCGGCCCATGCGGTCGCCCAGATCCGGCACCGGGAACATCTGCGGCGGCTGGCCTCCGCGGCCGCCGGGCCGGGCTCCGCCGGTTCCGCGGGCGCTTCGGGTTCCTCGGGGGCTTCGGGCCTGCCGGAGCCTTCGGGGTTCGCGAGCGCTTCCGGGTCTTCCGGATCTTCGGGGCCCTCGGGATTCGCGGGAGCATCGAGGGTCGCGGGAGCATCGGGCCCTTCGGGTTCCGCTTGGGGCTCGTCCGGTTCCTCGGCATTCACCCGTTCCTCCGGCCCCTGCGTACGGCGGACCCTGGACTCGCTGGCCGCGGGCGCGGTCGCCCGTACCGGCGCGGCGAGCTGCACGGTCTATCTGCTGGAGCCCGGACCGTCGGCGAATCTGCGCCTGGTCGGCGGCGGCCACGGCCACACCCCGCCGTCCCGGAAACCGGCGCTGGAGGCGATCGCCGGGGCCGCGCCCGTCATCCACGGCGGTGGCCGTACCGGCACGGACAGCGACGGCCCGGCGCGGGGCGCGGTGGCCGCCTGGCCGCTGCTGCGCGAATCCACCGCGATCGGCGCGATGTGCTGCCACTTCCCGCCCGGCCGCGACCCCGGCGAGGCGGACATCACCCTCCTGGAGGTGATCGCGGGGCACGCGTCCTGCGCGGTGGAGAACGACCGGCAGCAGGGGGCCACCCAGGAGAGGTCCGTCCGCGAGGAGCGGCAGCGCATCTCGCGCGAGCTGCACGACTCGGTCTCGCAGGCGCTCTACGGCATCGCACTGGGTGCCCGTACCGCCCGCGAGATGCTGGACCGCGACATCGACAGCGCGGAGCCGGTGGGACGGGCCGAGACGCGGAGCCCGGGAGAAGGGGCGGTATGGGTCGATCCGGCGGGCGGCCACGAGGCCGTCGGGGAGGTGGTGGACCTGGCCGAGCTGGCCGAACTCGCCGAGCCCATCGAGTACATACGGCGGCTCGCGGACGCCGCGATCGCCGAGACCCGGACCCTGCTGTGCCGGCTGCGGCCCGAGTCGCTGGAGACCGAGGGCCTGGTCGCCGCGCTCGCCCAGCATGTCGAGGCGCTCCGGGCCCGGTACGGGATCACCACCGAGGCGAAGCTCGACGACGAACCGGAGACCACACCGGAGGCCAAGCACGCCCTGTACCGGATCGCCCAGGAGTCGCTGCACAACATCGCCAAGCATTCGCAGGCCCGGAACGTACGGCTCCATCTGCTCAACGAACCGGGCGCCGTCACCTTGACCGTCGCCGACGACGGCGTGGGCTTCGACTGCAAGGGCTCCTTCCCCGGCCATCTCGGGCTGCTCTCCATGCGGGAGCGGGCCCGTGAGGTGGGCGGCACGCTGAACGTGGACAGCCGCCCCGGACAGGGAAGCCGCATCCGGGCCAGGGTTCCGGCCACGAAGGATTCCTGA
- a CDS encoding polyprenyl synthetase family protein: protein MQPTVRDRALADGLRAAQAAVDEGLLKATKSDVPFITEAARELTRTAGRRLRPLLVLLAARFGDPGAPGVVPAAVVVELTHLATHYHDGVRDEATVRRGAPCPDAHWDNTVAVLIGDFLFARASHILADLGPRAVRLQAEAFRRQVTGQILETTGSREDRDPVEHHLEVLASRTGSLTAVSGRLGALTSGADASAVDALARYGERLGVASHLADELATLTARRPTLPVLLLAGAAERTGRGDLADPGDRAGRGDLADRELYELLTGPADRPGYAEAVARLRTHPVLDLAREETARQADAARVALSTLPDCPARSALESLCETVMRRADTAPPPGPDAPTAPSSCG from the coding sequence ATGCAGCCGACCGTGCGGGACCGCGCGCTGGCGGACGGCCTCCGGGCCGCCCAAGCGGCGGTCGACGAGGGCCTGTTGAAGGCCACCAAGAGCGATGTGCCGTTCATCACCGAGGCGGCGCGGGAGCTGACCCGCACGGCCGGGCGGCGGCTCCGGCCGCTGCTGGTGCTGCTGGCGGCGCGGTTCGGCGACCCCGGCGCACCGGGCGTGGTGCCCGCCGCCGTCGTCGTCGAGCTGACCCATCTGGCCACGCACTACCACGACGGCGTACGGGACGAGGCGACCGTACGGCGCGGCGCCCCGTGCCCGGACGCCCACTGGGACAACACGGTGGCGGTGCTCATCGGTGACTTTCTCTTCGCCCGTGCCTCGCACATCCTGGCCGACCTGGGGCCGCGGGCCGTACGGCTCCAGGCCGAGGCGTTCCGACGGCAGGTCACCGGTCAGATCCTGGAGACGACCGGATCGCGCGAGGACCGCGACCCCGTCGAGCACCATCTGGAGGTGCTGGCGAGCCGGACCGGCTCGCTGACCGCCGTCTCCGGACGGCTGGGCGCACTGACCTCGGGCGCGGACGCGAGCGCCGTGGACGCCCTCGCGCGATACGGCGAACGGCTGGGCGTGGCGAGCCACCTCGCCGACGAGCTGGCGACGCTCACCGCCCGCCGCCCTACCCTGCCCGTCCTGCTGCTGGCGGGGGCGGCGGAGCGCACGGGCCGTGGGGATCTCGCGGACCCTGGGGACCGTGCGGGCCGTGGGGATCTCGCGGACCGGGAGCTGTACGAGCTGCTCACCGGGCCAGCCGACCGGCCGGGTTACGCGGAGGCGGTCGCACGGCTGCGCACCCACCCGGTCCTGGACCTGGCCCGCGAGGAGACCGCCCGTCAGGCCGATGCCGCCCGCGTGGCCCTGTCGACGCTCCCCGACTGCCCGGCGAGGTCCGCCCTGGAGTCGCTCTGCGAGACGGTGATGCGGCGGGCCGACACCGCTCCGCCGCCCGGGCCGGACGCCCCTACGGCACCCAGTAGTTGTGGCTGA